The Chiroxiphia lanceolata isolate bChiLan1 chromosome 12, bChiLan1.pri, whole genome shotgun sequence genome window below encodes:
- the CD276 gene encoding CD276 antigen isoform X2 has protein sequence MQQSLGWCQAGGEPPPRFCDRLRALVPGEKAPCEDSPGCAFSCFLIQTLLLPRMFFLLLVLGVLAGAMEIQVPDEPVVALFGQDATLRCSFSPEANFSLDDLSLIWQLTDTKRLVHRFSGGRDQLEDQGRVYTNRTSLFYDQLPQGNVSLLLRRVEIADEGSFTCFVRVRDYNSAAVTLQVAAPYSKPSVHLEPSKDLKPGDLAIVTCHASRGYPEASVLWQDSRGSNITENITTSQVANEEGLFDVHSVLQVLVEPSITYSCLVQNLVLQQHGHASVTITGQHLAFPAAALWVTVGLAICVLGLLVVLAYVCHKKIRESCEEEEENAGTEEQDEEGEEPKTALQLLKSVESKEDNEQEID, from the exons ATGCAGCAATCCCTTGGCTGGTGCCAGGCTGGAGGTGAACCCCCTCCCAGGTTTTGTGACAGG ctcaGAGCTCTTGTTCCAGGAGAGAAGGCTCCCTGTGAGGACTCCCCAGGCtgtgctttctcctgctttcttaTCCAGACTTTGCTTCTGCCAAGGATGTTCTTCCTGCTGCTTGTCCTGGGAGTGCTGGCAG GTGCCATGGAGATCCAGGTCCCGGATGAGCCCGTGGTGGCTCTTTTTGGCCAGGACGCCACCCTGCGCTGCTCCTTCTCCCCCGAGGCCAACTTCAGCCTGGACGACCTGAGCCTCATCTGGCAGCTGACAGACACCAAGCGCTTGGTCCACAGGTTCTCCGGTGGCCGGGACCAGCTGGAAGACCAGGGCAGGGTCTACACCAACCGCACGTCCCTCTTCTATGaccagctgccccagggcaaCGTGTCCCTGCTGCTGCGGCGCGTGGAGATCGCGGACGAGGGCAGCTTCACCTGCTTCGTGCGCGTCCGCGACTACAACAGCGCCGCGGTGACGCTGCAGGTGGCAG CTCCCTACTCCAAGCCCAGTGTGCACCTGGAGCCCAGCAAGGACTTGAAGCCAGGTGACCTGGCCATCGTGACGTGCCACGCTTCCCGCGGCTACCCCGAGGCCAGCGTGCTCTGGCAGGACAGCCGGGGCAGCAACATCACGGAGAACATCACCACGTCCCAGGTGGCCAACGAGGAAGGTCTCTTTGATGTGCACAGCGTCCTCCAGGTGCTGGTGGAGCCCAGCATCACCTACTCCTGCCTGGTGCAGAacctggtgctgcagcagcacggCCACGCGTCCGTCACCATCACGG GCCAGCACCTCGCCTTCCCCGCCGCCGCGCTCTGGGTCACGGTGGGACTCGCCATCTGCGTCCTGGGGCTGCTCGTCGTCCTGGCCTACGTGTGCCACAAGAAAATCCGGGAGAgctgcgaggaagaggaggaaaacgCAG GGACGGAGGAGCAGgatgaggagggggaagagccCAAGACAG ctctgcagctaCTGAAAAGTGTGGAGAGCAAAGAGG ataACGAGCAAGAAATTGATTGA
- the CD276 gene encoding CD276 antigen isoform X1, whose protein sequence is MQQSLGWCQAGGEPPPRFCDRLRALVPGEKAPCEDSPGCAFSCFLIQTLLLPRMFFLLLVLGVLAGAMEIQVPDEPVVALFGQDATLRCSFSPEANFSLDDLSLIWQLTDTKRLVHRFSGGRDQLEDQGRVYTNRTSLFYDQLPQGNVSLLLRRVEIADEGSFTCFVRVRDYNSAAVTLQVAAPYSKPSVHLEPSKDLKPGDLAIVTCHASRGYPEASVLWQDSRGSNITENITTSQVANEEGLFDVHSVLQVLVEPSITYSCLVQNLVLQQHGHASVTITDLLGEAIVLCTDGLPSKATLVPPTPSMGTCPRHRGVLVWGTRSLVGQWCSPRCCVSPPLQGQHLAFPAAALWVTVGLAICVLGLLVVLAYVCHKKIRESCEEEEENAGTEEQDEEGEEPKTALQLLKSVESKEDNEQEID, encoded by the exons ATGCAGCAATCCCTTGGCTGGTGCCAGGCTGGAGGTGAACCCCCTCCCAGGTTTTGTGACAGG ctcaGAGCTCTTGTTCCAGGAGAGAAGGCTCCCTGTGAGGACTCCCCAGGCtgtgctttctcctgctttcttaTCCAGACTTTGCTTCTGCCAAGGATGTTCTTCCTGCTGCTTGTCCTGGGAGTGCTGGCAG GTGCCATGGAGATCCAGGTCCCGGATGAGCCCGTGGTGGCTCTTTTTGGCCAGGACGCCACCCTGCGCTGCTCCTTCTCCCCCGAGGCCAACTTCAGCCTGGACGACCTGAGCCTCATCTGGCAGCTGACAGACACCAAGCGCTTGGTCCACAGGTTCTCCGGTGGCCGGGACCAGCTGGAAGACCAGGGCAGGGTCTACACCAACCGCACGTCCCTCTTCTATGaccagctgccccagggcaaCGTGTCCCTGCTGCTGCGGCGCGTGGAGATCGCGGACGAGGGCAGCTTCACCTGCTTCGTGCGCGTCCGCGACTACAACAGCGCCGCGGTGACGCTGCAGGTGGCAG CTCCCTACTCCAAGCCCAGTGTGCACCTGGAGCCCAGCAAGGACTTGAAGCCAGGTGACCTGGCCATCGTGACGTGCCACGCTTCCCGCGGCTACCCCGAGGCCAGCGTGCTCTGGCAGGACAGCCGGGGCAGCAACATCACGGAGAACATCACCACGTCCCAGGTGGCCAACGAGGAAGGTCTCTTTGATGTGCACAGCGTCCTCCAGGTGCTGGTGGAGCCCAGCATCACCTACTCCTGCCTGGTGCAGAacctggtgctgcagcagcacggCCACGCGTCCGTCACCATCACGG ACCTGCTGGGGGAGGCCATAGTTCTGTGCACCGATGGTTTGCCTTCCAAAGCCACCCTTGTGCCACCAACTCCCTCCATGGGGACGTGCCCCCGGCACCGCGGGGTCCTGGTGTGGGGCACACGTTCCCTGGTTGGGCAGTGGTGCTCACCCAGGTGTtgtgtgtcccctcccctgcaAGGCCAGCACCTCGCCTTCCCCGCCGCCGCGCTCTGGGTCACGGTGGGACTCGCCATCTGCGTCCTGGGGCTGCTCGTCGTCCTGGCCTACGTGTGCCACAAGAAAATCCGGGAGAgctgcgaggaagaggaggaaaacgCAG GGACGGAGGAGCAGgatgaggagggggaagagccCAAGACAG ctctgcagctaCTGAAAAGTGTGGAGAGCAAAGAGG ataACGAGCAAGAAATTGATTGA
- the CD276 gene encoding CD276 antigen isoform X3, protein MFFLLLVLGVLAGAMEIQVPDEPVVALFGQDATLRCSFSPEANFSLDDLSLIWQLTDTKRLVHRFSGGRDQLEDQGRVYTNRTSLFYDQLPQGNVSLLLRRVEIADEGSFTCFVRVRDYNSAAVTLQVAAPYSKPSVHLEPSKDLKPGDLAIVTCHASRGYPEASVLWQDSRGSNITENITTSQVANEEGLFDVHSVLQVLVEPSITYSCLVQNLVLQQHGHASVTITGQHLAFPAAALWVTVGLAICVLGLLVVLAYVCHKKIRESCEEEEENAGTEEQDEEGEEPKTALQLLKSVESKEDNEQEID, encoded by the exons ATGTTCTTCCTGCTGCTTGTCCTGGGAGTGCTGGCAG GTGCCATGGAGATCCAGGTCCCGGATGAGCCCGTGGTGGCTCTTTTTGGCCAGGACGCCACCCTGCGCTGCTCCTTCTCCCCCGAGGCCAACTTCAGCCTGGACGACCTGAGCCTCATCTGGCAGCTGACAGACACCAAGCGCTTGGTCCACAGGTTCTCCGGTGGCCGGGACCAGCTGGAAGACCAGGGCAGGGTCTACACCAACCGCACGTCCCTCTTCTATGaccagctgccccagggcaaCGTGTCCCTGCTGCTGCGGCGCGTGGAGATCGCGGACGAGGGCAGCTTCACCTGCTTCGTGCGCGTCCGCGACTACAACAGCGCCGCGGTGACGCTGCAGGTGGCAG CTCCCTACTCCAAGCCCAGTGTGCACCTGGAGCCCAGCAAGGACTTGAAGCCAGGTGACCTGGCCATCGTGACGTGCCACGCTTCCCGCGGCTACCCCGAGGCCAGCGTGCTCTGGCAGGACAGCCGGGGCAGCAACATCACGGAGAACATCACCACGTCCCAGGTGGCCAACGAGGAAGGTCTCTTTGATGTGCACAGCGTCCTCCAGGTGCTGGTGGAGCCCAGCATCACCTACTCCTGCCTGGTGCAGAacctggtgctgcagcagcacggCCACGCGTCCGTCACCATCACGG GCCAGCACCTCGCCTTCCCCGCCGCCGCGCTCTGGGTCACGGTGGGACTCGCCATCTGCGTCCTGGGGCTGCTCGTCGTCCTGGCCTACGTGTGCCACAAGAAAATCCGGGAGAgctgcgaggaagaggaggaaaacgCAG GGACGGAGGAGCAGgatgaggagggggaagagccCAAGACAG ctctgcagctaCTGAAAAGTGTGGAGAGCAAAGAGG ataACGAGCAAGAAATTGATTGA
- the LOC116792826 gene encoding zona pellucida sperm-binding protein 3-like encodes MGSAGSLGVALFCWVLAEAASYSPWGFPQRDSGVLRVRGDSSWSRPHVPSFSQPWAWVDVSQLQAMAPLHPVAVQCQEAQLVVTVHRDLFGTGRLVRAADLSLGSASCLPLSQNPAESTVTFVAGLHECGSTLQTTPDSLIYKTSLSYKPTPSGNLVIVRTNPVVVPIECHYPRRSNVSSNAVRPTWVPFRSTLSAEERLMFSLRLMDDDWSTERLSNGFQLGESLHLQADVASEGHVPLRLFVDDCVATLSPDRNSSPRYAFIDLSGCLVDGRADDTTSAFMSPRPRQETLQFVVDVFKFAGDDRNLIYITCHLKVSPADQAPDPWNKACSFNKASSLWAPVEGTGDICSCCETGNCQLHGGYSRRTNSPARWPGRRLRRDVPSEQGGPSRVTEAEVSVGPLLILDSAQGLWSSSGGLGPAGKTPQGAAGGLPMVVQVAVLTAATLLSLTALGLFLVCRKCPCPPGMSL; translated from the exons ATGGGGTCTGCAGGCAGCCTGGGTGTTGCTCTGTTCTGCTGGGTGCTGGCTGAAGCAGCATCCTATAGCCCCTGGGGGTTCCCTCAGAGGGACTCAGGGGTCCTGAGGGTCCGGGGTGACTCCTCCTGGAGCCGGCCCCATGTGccttccttctcccagccctgggcatggGTGGACGTGTCCCAGCTCCAGGCCATGGCCCCGCTGCACCCCGTGGCCGTGCAGTGCCAGGAGGCACAGCTGGTGGTCACAGTGCACAGGGACCTCTTTGGCACCGGGCGCCTGGTCAGGGCTGCAGATCTGAGCCTGGGATCAGCCTCCTGCCTACCCCTGTCCCAGAATCCTGCTGAGAGCACTGTGACTTTTGTGGCTGGGCTGCACGAGTGTGGCAGTACCCTGCAG ACGACCCCAGACTCCCTGATCTACAAAACAAGCTTGTCCTACAAACCTACTCCTTCTGGCAACCTGGTCATTGTAAGGACCAACCCGGTGGTGGTTCCTATTGAGTGTCACTATCCCAG GAGGAGCAATGTGAGCAGCAATGCTGTCCGGCCCACGTGGGTTCCCTTCCGCTCCACGCTGTCGGCTGAGGAGAGGCTGATGTTCTCCCTGCGCCTCATGGATG ATGACTGGAGCACAGAGAGGCTCTCCAACGGCTTCCAGCTGGGGGAGAGCCTGCACCTCCAGGCTGACGTGGCTTCTGAGGGCCATGTCCCTCTGAGGCTCTTCGTGGACGACTGTGTTGCCACTCTGAGCCCTGACAGGAATTCCTCCCCCCGATACGCCTTCATCGACCTCAGCGG GTGCTTGGTGGATGGGAGAGCAGATGACACCACTTCAGCCTTCATGTCCCCGAGGCCGAGGCAGGAAACGCTGCAGTTTGTGGTCGACGTGTTCAAGTTTGCAGGAGACGACAGGAACCTG aTCTACATCACTTGCCACCTGAAGGTCTCCCCAGCCGACCAAGCCCCAGATCCATGGAACAAAGCCTGTTCCTTCAACAAAGCCAGCAGCCT TTGGGCACCCGTGGAGGGTACTGGAGacatctgcagctgctgtgagaCCGGCAACTGCCAGTTGCATGGAGGATACTCCCGGAGAACCAACTCTCCTGCCAGATGGCCAGGGAGGCGCTTGAGGAGAGATGTCCCTTCTGAGCAAG gTGGTCCCTCAAGGGTGACAGAAGCTGAAGTCTCAGTTGGGCCACTGTTAATCCTTGACTCAGCTCAGGGATTATGGAGTTCCTCTGGAGGTCTTGGACCAGCAGGGAAGACCCCACAGG gtgctgctggaggactTCCCATGGTGGTCCAAGTCGCTGTGCTCACAGCAGCCACTCTGCTGAGCCTCACGGCTCTGGGACTGTTTCTTGTGTGCAGGAAAtgtccctgccctcctgggATGTCGTTGTAA